In Callospermophilus lateralis isolate mCalLat2 chromosome 18, mCalLat2.hap1, whole genome shotgun sequence, one DNA window encodes the following:
- the Peg3 gene encoding paternally-expressed gene 3 protein, producing the protein MHQPDDDSSSDMTSDDEMSPNRGAPPPRPGRSSSSDREREWDRRGRSRDTEPRDCWLYTRSPRSRLPQRDLSLPVMTKRRFGIERDDRDSMDYESRSQDAESYQNVVNLNQDRKPQNPVQDNMENYRKLLSLGVQLAEDDRHSHMTQGHSSRSRRSVYPSTSRGLKTMPEAKKPSHRRGICEDESCHGVIMEKFIKDVSRGPRSGRAREPEDRPQRLPRMPDDNWKGAAFSRRESVIQERGSEGSAFRGGFRFNSSLVSRKRVLERKRRYHFDTVHDHNGCARKKPFDCGSEMRKAMSMSSLSGLGSSSYSESQSVDFGSMAYVCDECGRSFSVISEFVEHQIMHTRENLYEYGESFIHSVAVSEVQKGQVGGKRFECKECGETFNKSAALAEHRKIHARECRAERREQEHEETVMPSPTFSELQKIYGKDKFYECRVCKETFLHSSALIEHQKIHNRGNFGEDKDNEREPEREREHREIFMPNAALNEFQKMYNKERIYECKVCGETFLHSSSLKEHQKVHTRGNPFENRSKVCEETFIPGQSLKRRQKTYTKEKLFAFADGRDAFMQSSDLSERQKIHARKNFFESRAYEKSVIHSTPFTESQKSHTITRPPEDEEDEKAFTISSNPDEDQRVSTTGRFYKRSVIHSFTPAETLRSHSVAGPSQLKAVAESTIQSSAAARSACEGKEHKRSVIHSLAAPRPLKRHSGNGQNECDEKGESSIYISDLNNKRRKIAARENPSEVGKNNNYKDSVMPSVSHAEPQRSLAGEGSSEFKQDAKFSLPSSNVREHQKARAKKKYIEHRGNETSVIHSLHFGELQIVRPREKLYECQECGECFARSSDLTEHQKIHNREKPSGSRIYERSVIRSLAPTDPQTSYAQERYAEEQARYKRRESGQSSAFSSFFRARQNIYTQEKSSGKATRGREPHREETYAWEPRGKKTRAQEPHGEETCAWKPHGEETRAQEPHGEETPAQKPYGKEICAQKPHGEETPAQKPQREETPAQEPQGEETRGQEPPGEETHHQETQSQGPHSEETHGQKPHGKEPRGQEPRGQEPCGQEPRGQEPHGEEPHGVEAHGGETHDQEMVEDTVIQGSDLEEPQKDDPNDTIYECQDCGLGFADLTDLTGHQDVHIRKSVDSSKDTESQVHVHSINEFSKEFTGEQLFECPKCGESFIHSSFLFEHQRVHEQDQLYSMKGCDDGFISLLPVKPRRNRAAERNPALAGSAIRCLQCGQGFIHSSALNEHMRHHREDELLEQSEMAEEVLIHGFALTEFQGSETEEKLFECTICGECFFTAKELGDHHTKVHKDEPYEYGPSYTHTSFLAEPFRKPMPFYECKDCGQAFIHDTVLTKHTVFHPEEEEEEEEEEEEEEEEEEEEAAAAQEVEANVLVPQEILRIQGSNIEAAEPEVEVAEPEVEAAEPEVEAAEPNGEAEGPGGEAAEPHGEAEQPIVDADEPDGVGIEDPEEGAQGPEGDADGPEGLGVGDPEEEGEDEEIEVEEPYDGYKECTETFPCSAALGGPLKAQASMVMLEPAGAPGECSGYIQRASTSTGGTQPADEKHFRCDVCGQLFSDRLSLARHQNSHTG; encoded by the exons ATGCACCAGCCCGACG ACGACAGCAGCAGCGACATGACCAGTGACGATGAGATGAGCCCCAACAGAGGAGCCCCACCACCTAGACCAGGCCGCTCGTCCAGCA GTGACCGGGAGCGGGAATGGGACCGGAGGGGCCGAAGCCGAGACACGGAGCCTCGAGACTGCTGGTTGTACACCAGGAGCCCTAGAAGCA GGCTGCCTCAGCGGGATCTTTCCCTTCCTGTGATGACAAAAAGAAGATTTGGAATTGAAAGAGATGACAGGGACTCGATGGATTATGAGTCCCGCTCCCAG GATGCGGAATCATACCAGAATGTCGTGAACCTCAACCAGGACAGGAAACCTCAGAACCCAGTCCAGGACAACATGGAGAACTACAGGAAGTTGCTCTCTCTGG GGGTACAACTTGCTGAAGATGACcgccattcccacatgacccaagGCCACTCATCAAGGTCCAGGAGAAGTGTCTACCCAAGCACCAGCCGAG GTCTGAAAACCATGCCTGAAGCCAAGAAGCCCTCTCACCGGCGTGGAATTTGTGAGGACGAATCTTGCCATGGAGTGATAATGGAGAAGTTCATCAAGGATGTGTCACGTGGCCCCAGATCAGGAAGAGCAAGGGAGCCGGAGGATCGGCCACAGAGGCTCCCCAGAATGCCAGATGATAACTGGAAGGGTGCTGCCTTCAGCAGGAGGGAGTCAGTGATCCAGGAGAGGGGTTCTGAAGGGAGTGCCTTCAGGGGGGGCTTCAGGTTCAACTCAAGCCTTGTTTCCAGAAAGAGAGTTCTGGAAAGAAAAAGGCGCTATCATTTTGACACAGTCCATGATCATAATGGCTGTGCCAGAAAGAAGCCCTTTGACTGTGGCAGTGAGATGAGAAAGGCCATGAGCATGAGTAGCCTAAGTGGCCTCGGCTCCTCCTCCTATTCCGAGTCACAGTCAGTGGACTTTGGGTCCATGGCATATGTGTGTGATGAGTGTGGGCGGTCATTCAGTGTCATCTCAGAGTTTGTCGAGCACCAGATCATGCACACCAGAGAGAACCTCTATGAGTATGGGGAATCCTTCATTCACAGTGTGGCAGTCAGTGAGGTTCAGAAAGGTCAGGTTGGAGGGAAACGCTTCGAGTGTAAGGAGTGTGGGGAAACCTTCAATAAGAGTGCCGCACTGGCTGAGCATCGGAAGATCCATGCTAGAGAGTGCCGTGCAGAGCGCAGGGAGCAAGAGCACGAGGAGACTGTCATGCCTAGCCCAACCTTCAGTGAGCTTCAGAAGATATATGGCAAAGACAAATTCTATGAGTGCAGGGTTTGTAAGGAAACCTTCCTTCATAGTTCTGCCCTGATTGAGCACCAGAAAATCCACAACAGAGGGAATTTTGGAGAAGACAAAGATAATGAGCGTGAGCCTGAGCGCGAGCGTGAACATCGGGAAATTTTCATGCCCAACGCAGCCCTGAATGAATTTCAGAAAATGtataataaggagagaatctatgAGTGTAAGGTTTGTGGGGAGACCTTCCTTCATAGCTCATCCCTGAAGGAACATCAGAAAGTTCACACCAGAGGAAACCCATTTGAAAACAGGAGCAAAGTGTGTGAGGAAACCTTTATTCCTGGTCAGTCCCTTAAAAGGCGTCAGAAGActtacaccaaggagaagctctttgCCTTCGCAGATGGCAGGGATGCCTTTATGCAAAGCTCCGATCTCAGCGAGCGTCAGAAAATCCATGCTCGGAAGAACTTCTTTGAAAGCAGGGCATATGAGAAATCTGTCATTCACAGCACGCCCTTCACTGAGTCTCAGAAGAGTCACACTATAACAAGACCCCCTGAAGATGAGGAGGATGAGAAGGCGTTCACCATCAGCAGCAACCCTGATGAAGACCAGCGGGTGTCCACCACAGGGCGATTCTACAAGAGGTCTGTGATCCACAGCTTTACCCCTGCTGAGACTCTGAGAAGTCACAGTGTAGCAGGGCCCAGTCAACTAAAAGCAGTTGCAGAGTCCACCATTCAGAGCTCAGCTGCCGCTAGGAGTGCCTGTGAAGGGAAGGAGCACAAGAGGTCTGTCATCCATAGCCTGGCTGCTCCCAGACCCCTGAAACGTCACAGTGGAAATGGGCAAAATGAATGTGATGAGAAGGGAGAATCCTCCATTTATATCTCAGACCTTAATAATAAGCGACGGAAGATTGCTGCCAGAGAGAACCCTTCTGAAGTGGGTAAGAATAACAACTATAAGGATTCTGTTATGCCAAGTGTATCTCATGCTGAACCTCAAAGAAGTCTCGCTGGAGAGGGATCCAGTGAATTCAAGCAAGATGCCAAATTTTCTCTTCCCAGCTCAAATGTCCGTGAACACCAGAAGGCGCGTGCTAAAAAGAAGtacattgaacacaggggcaatgAGACCTCTGTAATCCATTCCCTACATTTTGGTGAACTGCAAATAGTTCGCCCTAGAGAGAAGCTATATGAATGTCAGGAATGTGGGGAGTGCTTTGCTCGTAGCTCTGACCTCACTGAGCACCAGAAGATTCACAATAGAGAGAAGCCCTCTGGAAGTAGAATTTATGAGCGATCTGTCATTCGCAGCTTGGCCCCTACTGACCCTCAGACGAGTTATGCCCAAGAGCGCTATGCTGAAGAGCAAGCACGCTACAAACGTAGAGAGTCAGGGCAGAGCTCTGCTTTCAGCAGCTTCTTCCGTGCACGTCAGAACATCTACACCCAAGAAAAGTCCTCTGGCAAGGCCACCCGAGGTCGGGAGCCCCACAGAGAGGAAACTTATGCTTGGGAGCCCCGTGGCAAGAAGACCCGTGCTCAGGAGCCCCATGGCGAGGAGACTTGTGCTTGGAAGCCCCATGGCGAGGAGACCCGTGCTCAGGAGCCCCACGGAGAGGAAACTCCTGCCCAGAAGCCCTACGGCAAGGAGATATGTGCTCAGAAGCCCCATGGAGAAGAAACTCCTGCTCAGAAGCCCCAAAGAGAGGAAACTCCTGCCCAGGAGCCCCAGGGTGAAGAGACCCGTGGTCAAGAGCCCCCTGGAGAGGAAACTCATCATCAGGAGACCCAGAGTCAGGGGCCCCACAGTGAGGAGACCCATGGTCAGAAGCCCCATGGCAAGGAGCCCCGTGGCCAGGAGCCCCGTGGCCAGGAGCCCTGTGGTCAGGAGCCCCGTGGTCAGGAGCCCCATGGTGAGGAGCCCCATGGTGTAGAAGCCCATGGTGGGGAGACCCACGATCAGGAGATGGTTGAAGACACTGTCATTCAGGGGTCAGATCTGGAGGAGCCCCAGAAGGATGACCCAAATGACACAATCTATGAATGTCAGGACTGTGGGCTGGGATTTGCGGATCTCACGGATCTCACAGGTCATCAGGATGTGCACATCAGAAAGAGTGTTGACAGTAGCAAAGACACAGAGTCTCAAGTTCACGTCCATTCCATCAATGAGTTTTCAAAGGAGTTCACTGGTGAGCAGCTCTTTGAATGCCCAAAATGTGGGGAATCTTTTATTCATAGCTCCTTCCTTTTTGAGCATCAGAGAGTCCATGAGCAAGACCAGCTGTACTCCATGAAGGGATGCGATGATGGTTTTATTTCCCTCTTGCCTGTGAAGCCACGGAGGAATCGTGCTGCGGAGAGGAATCCTGCTCTTGCTGGGTCGGCCATTCGATGCCTTCAGTGTGGACAGGGCTTCATTCATAGCTCTGCTCTCAATGAACACATGAGACACCACAGGGAGGATGAATTACTGGAGCAGAGCGAGATGGCTGAGGAAGTCCTCATTCATGGCTTCGCCCTCACCGAGTTCCAGGGAAGTGAGACCGAGGAGAAGCTCTTTGAATGCACAATATGTGGAGAGTGCTTCTTCACTGCAAAAGAACTTGGCGATCACCACACCAAGGTCCACAAGGATGAGCCCTATGAATATGGGCCCTCCTACACTCACACTTCATTTCTTGCAGAGCCCTTCAGGAAACCAATGCCATTCTATGAGTGCAAAGATTGTGGGCAGGCCTTTATCCACGACACGGTCCTAACCAAGCACACAGTGTTTCACcctgaggaagaggaggaggaagaggaggaggaagaggaggaggaggaagaggaggaagaagaagctgCTGCTGCCCAGGAAGTTGAAGCCAATGTCCTCGTTCCACAAGAAATCCTGCGAATTCAGGGGTCAAACATAGAAGCTGCTGAGCCAGAGGTGGAGGTTGCCGAGCCCGAGGTAGAGGCTGCCGAGCCAGAAGTAGAAGCTGCCGAGCCAAATGGAGAGGCCGAAGGGCCAGGAGGAGAGGCCGCAGAGCCCCATGGAGAAGCCGAGCAGCCAATTGTGGATGCAGATGAGCCAGATGGTGTAGGGATTGAAGACCCGGAGGAGGGAGCCCAAGGGCCAGAAGGAGATGCCGACGGGCCTGAGGGCCTAGGAGTGGGAGATCCAGAAGAGGAGGGTGAAGACGAGGAGATTGAGGTGGAAGAGCCCTATGATGGCTACAAGGAGTGCACAGAGACCTTCCCGTGCAGCGCAGCCTTGGGTGGGCCCCTGAAGGCCCAGGCCAGCATGGTCATGCTGGAGCCCGCAGGCGCCCCCGGGGAGTGCTCAGGCTACATCCAGCGTGCCAGCACCAGCACCGGAGGCACCCAGCCAGCCGACGAGAAGCACTTCAGATGTGATGTCTGTGGGCAGCTCTTCAGTGACCGCCTGTCCCTTGCCAGGCACCAGAACAGCCACACTGGCTAA